CCGGGTCTATTCTCCGAAACCAATGCGACCCTGTCTCCGCATTTAAGACCACGGCTCAAGAGTGAAAGGGAGAACTCATCCGCAGACCGGAACAGCTCATCATAGGTAGAACAGACCAGATTCCCGTCTTTTCTCAAGGAAATGGCGACCTTCTCCAGCGTCTTCTTTCTTGTTTCGTTGAATAGTTCCGGAATCGTCATAGTGGGAAGTCCCTAAGACCTACACGGGCCGAAAGAGCTAAAGACCAAGGTCGGATGCTATGTTCTGCATGGAAGAAAGAGACAGCGCAAAAAACTCCTCAAGCGATATCCCGAGGAGCTCACATGCTCTCATCTGGTCTCTGTTCGCGCCGCGGGCAAATCCTTTCTCAGAAAACCTGTTCAAGAGAAACTTCGCATCAATTGCGGAGAGTTTCTTCTGTGGATGAATGAGGGCTGCTGCCACGATGAAGCCCGTGACCGGGTCAGAAGTCCAGAGCGCCCTATCCATCTTTGTTTCCATCTGAGCTTTGTCATTGTGACACTTTATCGCGTGTATGATATCCGATGGGACCGCGTTCTTCGCGAGAACTTCCTCTGCCACCAGTGTGTGCCGTTCCGGGTCCTTGGATGTAAGATCAAAATCGATGTCATGGAGAAGACCCGTGAGTTTCCATCGGTGCACGTCCTCTCCAAGCTTCTCCGCAAGAGCCCCCATCACTGCCTCTGCGGCAAGCATGTGCTTTTTCAGGTTCACTGTCTTGACGTATTCAGATATGAGAAGAAGCGCATCTTCTCTAGTCATAGGCTACACCCAGTAAAGAATCCTTCCACAGTTTTCACACAAGACAATTTCGGTGATTTCCTTTGCCCTGGGAGCTCTTGCCGTCGGAAGACTCATGAAACAACCGAGGCAAACCCCTTCTTCAACTGGAACAACGCCCCTGCCGTATCTTTTCGAAACTCTCTCGTACAGCTTGAGCAGCTCTGGGTCAACCTGGGAAGCCAGCTTCTCCCGCGCGACCATGAGTTTGTCCAGGCCTTTCACTTCGAAACCAAGTTTTTTCTCCTCCTTCACACTGTCAGGATCTGCTGTCTCCCTGATCATTATGTCGAGGTCCTGAAGGGCAACAAGAAGCTGAAGTTTTCTTTTCACCCTTTTTCCCTTTCTGAGAAGAGACTCTTTACTTCCTTGAAGCCTTCGGCCTCAAGGAGTTTCTTGCGGGTCCGTGCGTCCTTTACCACTTCCACGATTTTGCCCAGGAGAGGAAGATACCTTGCTCCGGCATCCTGCGGAGGCGCAACTATGAGAAAGAACAAATGGACCGGCTTTGTATCAATGGCATTGAAATTTACTCCGTGATCTGATCTGGCAAAGACAACAGTCACGTCGGAGACGGAAAGAGATCTTCCGTGGGGAATAGCAACTCCCTTTCCTATGCCCGTGCTGCCAAGACTCTCCCTTCTCTTCAGCATCTCCACAAGAATGTCTCTATCGCTCGCCTTTCTCGTCGTTGTCAGACATTCAACCATTTCGAGAAGCACGCCTTCCCAGTCTTTTGACTTGAGCTCAGATATGAACAGGGACTCAACAAGATAGTCGGTTACTCTTGTTTCCTTTGGCCGTACGGGCTTCCTGACCGCTTCGCGTGCTCCGTCTGTCATATCTTCACAAGTCCATCAAAAAGGTGTCCCGTGTATCTGAAACGCTTCACCGTGCCGCGCTCCGCTCATCAGAATGCAGATTTCTGCCCGGCAGGGCGAGAACCCGAAAGTCCGAATGTCTCGTGCAGGGCTCTCACTCCTTCATCCACTTTGTTCTTGGGTACAACACAGCTGATAGTGATTGTAGAGCTGGAGATGCACTGCACTGGAACATTGCGCTTGTTCAGCGACTCCAGGACGGCGGCAGCCACCCCCGGTGAGCTAGCCATCCCTTCGCCGACGACGGATATGGAGCCGACTTCTTCGTCACACTTCCAATCGAAGCCGGCCTTTGTCTCAGACATTTTCTTCAGAGCCGAGGCAGCAAGTTTGCCGTCTTCCCTGGAGAATGTAAGAATAATCTCCCTATTTCCTTCGTGAGCCATCCCCTGCACCAGAAGCTCGATGTTCACCCCGGCGTCGCTCAGGGCGTTCAAAATCCGCACCACGATCTCGTCGTTTGTCAGCCCTGATAAGACGATCTCGGCAATGTTCTTGTCACAGGCTATCGCCCTTATGACGGGCTCCTCCATCTTGCCTCCTTCCCCGACAAGTGTTCCCGGGGTCTGGTTAAAGCTCGAACGGACGCAGATCGGCATGCTGAATTTGAGTGCCATTTCTACCGAGCGTGAATGCAAAACTTGGGCCCCAAGAGAGGAAAGCTCAAGCATTTCATCATAGCTCACAAACTCAAGCTTTCTCGCAGATGGGACAATTCGCGGATCAGCCGTATAGATGCCATCAACATCCGTGAGAATCTCGCACATGTCAGCTCCGAGATTCACGGCGAGCGCAACTGCAGTCGTGTCGGAGCCTCCTCTTCCCAGCGTTGTTATCTCTTTTCCCTTTGCACTGACTCCCTGGAAACCGGCAACTATCACAACCTTTCCGTCGCGGAGCTCGCTTCGTATTCTCTCCGTTCTCATATCAACAATTCTTGCCCTCGTATGCCTCTCGTCCGTGAGAATGCCGCTCTGCGAGCCAGTGAATGAAACTGCATCCTGGCCGAGTGAGTTCACGGCCATGGAAAGGAGCGCGATGGAAATTCTTTCGCCGGCGGTAAGGAGCATGTCGAGCTCCCTTTCCCTGGGATTATCAGTAACGGACAGGGCAAGTTTGAGGAGGTCGTCTGTGGTGTCGCCCATTGCAGAGACTACAACAACAAGATTTGTTCCCGACCTTTTCAGGTCAACAATCCTTCGGGCGACTACTTTTATCCTTTCAGGCGAGGATACGGAGCTTCCCCCGTATTTCTGGATAAAGAGGGGCAATCG
The window above is part of the Candidatus Eisenbacteria bacterium genome. Proteins encoded here:
- a CDS encoding aspartate kinase; translated protein: MPLFIQKYGGSSVSSPERIKVVARRIVDLKRSGTNLVVVVSAMGDTTDDLLKLALSVTDNPRERELDMLLTAGERISIALLSMAVNSLGQDAVSFTGSQSGILTDERHTRARIVDMRTERIRSELRDGKVVIVAGFQGVSAKGKEITTLGRGGSDTTAVALAVNLGADMCEILTDVDGIYTADPRIVPSARKLEFVSYDEMLELSSLGAQVLHSRSVEMALKFSMPICVRSSFNQTPGTLVGEGGKMEEPVIRAIACDKNIAEIVLSGLTNDEIVVRILNALSDAGVNIELLVQGMAHEGNREIILTFSREDGKLAASALKKMSETKAGFDWKCDEEVGSISVVGEGMASSPGVAAAVLESLNKRNVPVQCISSSTITISCVVPKNKVDEGVRALHETFGLSGSRPAGQKSAF
- a CDS encoding C4-type zinc ribbon domain-containing protein, which translates into the protein MKRKLQLLVALQDLDIMIRETADPDSVKEEKKLGFEVKGLDKLMVAREKLASQVDPELLKLYERVSKRYGRGVVPVEEGVCLGCFMSLPTARAPRAKEITEIVLCENCGRILYWV
- a CDS encoding HD domain-containing protein; translation: MTREDALLLISEYVKTVNLKKHMLAAEAVMGALAEKLGEDVHRWKLTGLLHDIDFDLTSKDPERHTLVAEEVLAKNAVPSDIIHAIKCHNDKAQMETKMDRALWTSDPVTGFIVAAALIHPQKKLSAIDAKFLLNRFSEKGFARGANRDQMRACELLGISLEEFFALSLSSMQNIASDLGL
- a CDS encoding PTS sugar transporter subunit IIA gives rise to the protein MTDGAREAVRKPVRPKETRVTDYLVESLFISELKSKDWEGVLLEMVECLTTTRKASDRDILVEMLKRRESLGSTGIGKGVAIPHGRSLSVSDVTVVFARSDHGVNFNAIDTKPVHLFFLIVAPPQDAGARYLPLLGKIVEVVKDARTRKKLLEAEGFKEVKSLFSEREKG